The following coding sequences are from one Liolophura sinensis isolate JHLJ2023 chromosome 12, CUHK_Ljap_v2, whole genome shotgun sequence window:
- the LOC135479098 gene encoding uncharacterized protein LOC135479098, with amino-acid sequence MDRIGTSGTNSDRRKGYIVSEAGREAKQELGNLSPVGFCRGEIRSRKDSFDKRGTLKTHKATIPKKGQIKLTAMDYEMENPTFYDKPTVDDQNIEKKQRKRRPRTESLT; translated from the exons ATGGATAGAATAGGAACCAGTGGCACTAATAGTGATCGGAGAAAAGGGTACATCGTAAGCGAAGCTGGCAGAGAAGCCAAACAGGAGTTAGGGAATCTG AGTCCAGTCGGATTTTGCCGAGGAGAAATCCGTTCTCGCAAGGATTCCTTTGATAAAAGAGGAACGCTTAAAACTCACAAAGCAACCATTCCAAAGAAAGGTCAAATCAAGCTCACGGCCATGGACTACGAGATGGAAAACCCCACATTCTATGATAAACCGACAG TCGATGACCAAAACATTGAAAAGAAACAGCGTAAAAGGCGACCGAGAACGGAAAGTCTTACCTAA